The genomic interval GAGGAGCAGCGCTCAGGCATCACCGACCCAAACCATTTCGCCTATCCGATCTATGCCAAGGCCGCCCGGCAGCGGCGCGACAACCTGCTCGAGTCGATCCGGGATCTGAATGCAAAGCTGGAGGAAGAGCGCGCCGGGCTGGAACAGGCGCGGACGGAGCTGCAGACGGCCGAGATGTTCGCCACGCGCGACGCCCTGCGCTCACGCCGTAGTAGCGACGATCGCTTCTCTGGCAATATGGCTTTGGAACGCGACTGAGCCGCGAGCGCGCTCGATTCGCATCAGCCGGTGTAAAACTGCACCCGTGAACGCGCGCCGCGTTGACAGCGTGGCGGCCCTGACCCATTGCTTCAGGTACGCTGAAAGAGATGGGGCAAAGGTACGGTGCCGTCGCACGAGCAGACATCACGCATCGGGAAGCGGTTGGCGGCTGTCGCGCTGAGCGCGGCCATTCTCGCGGGTTGCGCCCAGACCAGTTCGATGTTGGACGTCACAACCGGCTCATTGTCCGGCACCCAGGTTACGAAGGATGGTGCCAGGACTGGCACGCCGCCGCTACCCGCCCGCCGCAAGCCGAGGACAGAGCGCTCGGACGAGGACGGCGGCCTCCTCGCCGCGCTACCCGACATGGACCTATC from Dichotomicrobium thermohalophilum carries:
- a CDS encoding flagellar export protein FliJ → MPSRQRNFRSRRFELEERQQKVADIEAMIEDFTRVADELERQLRYEEQRSGITDPNHFAYPIYAKAARQRRDNLLESIRDLNAKLEEERAGLEQARTELQTAEMFATRDALRSRRSSDDRFSGNMALERD